A genomic segment from Nocardiopsis sp. Huas11 encodes:
- a CDS encoding DUF397 domain-containing protein: MSERSEAKRELPPEAMGNEKWHDTTHAVWMRSSLSKDDSEAVVEVARFDDDFRAVRDGKAPEKGTLFFTPAEWEAFVLGARDGEFDIPEEYLTEEERRIQNREVEVDVAWVPSPLNTPEAMEEYHRRQREEAEQEQGQDALS; encoded by the coding sequence ATGAGTGAGCGGTCCGAGGCCAAGCGGGAGCTCCCTCCTGAGGCGATGGGCAACGAGAAGTGGCACGACACCACCCACGCGGTGTGGATGCGCTCCTCGTTGTCCAAGGACGACTCCGAGGCGGTCGTCGAGGTGGCACGCTTCGACGACGATTTCCGCGCCGTCCGTGACGGCAAGGCCCCGGAAAAGGGCACGCTGTTCTTCACCCCCGCGGAGTGGGAGGCCTTCGTCCTGGGCGCCCGCGACGGGGAGTTCGACATCCCGGAGGAGTACCTCACCGAGGAGGAGCGCCGCATCCAGAACCGCGAGGTCGAGGTCGACGTCGCCTGGGTGCCCTCCCCGCTGAACACGCCCGAGGCGATGGAGGAGTACCATCGCCGCCAGCGCGAGGAAGCCGAGCAGGAGCAGGGCCAGGACGCCCTGTCCTGA
- a CDS encoding RNA helicase — protein MSSHAERYAAFRRRKGASSAAIEAFQGLYGFEFDPFQVRACKALEKGHGVLVAAPTGSGKTVVGEFAVHLALSQGTKCFYTTPIKALSNQKYNDLVSRYGADQVGLLTGDNSVNGEAPVVVMTTEVLRNMLYESSSTLGGLAYVVMDEVHYLADRFRGAVWEEVIIHLPESVRMVALSATVSNAEEFGEWLQQVRGDTTVIVDEKRPVPLWQHVMVGHRMHDLFVDMQEETDGGDEEEPASRKGKRKRERRRQGGVRPREIEVGGRTLHINPSLTRFAEEDARVTQLADRRRHPQSRARGGKPRPRSRFAPPLRPTVIEELDDQGLLPAITFIFSRAGCDDAVRQCLASGLVLTSPEEAAEIREYAETRCADIPSADLTVLGFDGWLRALETGVAAHHAGMLPAFKEVVEHLFSRGLIRAVFATETLALGINMPARTVVIEKLDKWNGETHAQLTPGEYTQLTGRAGRRGIDVEGHAVVVWQAGTDPESVASLAGTRTYPLNSSFQPSYNMAVNLVGQVGRRRSRNMLEASFAQFQADRAVVGLVKQLRKHEEALAGYAQAAECHLGDFMEYAGLRRALSDREAVLSRTRSIQRRDEALEALERLRIGDIIRIPSGRFSGHAVVLDPGLRSDPPAPLVLTVDKQVKRINSTDFTVPVQASGRMRVPKSFSARSPRSRQDLASTLRNKLKEQGTDPAYERRSRGQGEDAEVQRLRAQMREHPCHGCAEREDHARWAERYFRLAKETDALRRRVEGRSHVISRTFDRVCGVLEDLDYLSGDEVSEEGGRLAKVYSELDLLVAECLRRGVWKDLTPPELAACVASLVYEARRNDDAYPRLPGGRIEETLAEMVRLWGELHEVESRHRVSFLRQPDLGFVWTAHCWARGDRLDAILREADMPAGDFVRTAKMLVDMLSQIAGASGDSEVRTTARRACDIVRRGVVAYTSLT, from the coding sequence ATGAGTAGTCACGCTGAGCGGTACGCCGCCTTCCGTCGGCGCAAGGGCGCTTCCAGCGCCGCCATCGAGGCCTTCCAGGGCCTGTACGGGTTCGAGTTCGACCCCTTCCAGGTCCGGGCGTGCAAGGCCCTGGAGAAGGGGCACGGAGTCCTGGTGGCCGCCCCCACCGGCTCCGGCAAGACGGTGGTCGGCGAGTTCGCCGTGCACCTGGCCCTGAGCCAGGGCACCAAGTGCTTCTACACCACGCCCATCAAGGCGCTGTCCAACCAGAAGTACAACGACCTGGTCAGCCGGTACGGCGCCGACCAGGTCGGCCTGCTGACCGGTGACAACAGCGTCAACGGCGAGGCGCCGGTGGTCGTGATGACCACCGAGGTGCTGCGCAACATGCTCTACGAGAGCTCGTCGACCCTGGGCGGGCTCGCCTACGTCGTCATGGACGAGGTCCACTACCTCGCAGACCGGTTCCGCGGCGCGGTGTGGGAGGAGGTGATCATCCACCTGCCCGAGTCGGTGCGCATGGTCGCCCTGTCGGCCACCGTCAGCAACGCCGAGGAGTTCGGGGAGTGGCTGCAGCAGGTGCGCGGCGACACCACCGTCATCGTCGACGAGAAGCGGCCCGTGCCGCTCTGGCAGCACGTGATGGTCGGCCACCGCATGCACGACCTGTTCGTGGACATGCAGGAGGAGACCGACGGCGGCGACGAGGAGGAGCCGGCAAGCCGCAAGGGCAAGCGCAAGCGTGAACGCCGCCGTCAGGGCGGCGTGCGGCCCCGCGAGATCGAGGTCGGCGGGCGCACGCTGCACATCAACCCGAGCCTGACCCGGTTCGCCGAGGAGGACGCGCGGGTCACCCAGCTCGCCGACCGGCGCCGCCACCCCCAGTCGCGGGCCCGGGGCGGCAAGCCGCGGCCCCGTTCGCGGTTCGCGCCGCCCCTGCGCCCCACCGTCATCGAGGAGCTCGACGACCAGGGCCTGCTGCCCGCCATCACCTTCATCTTCAGCCGGGCCGGCTGTGACGACGCCGTCCGCCAGTGCCTGGCCTCGGGCCTGGTGCTGACCTCACCGGAGGAGGCCGCCGAGATCCGCGAGTACGCGGAGACCCGGTGTGCCGACATCCCCTCCGCGGACCTCACCGTGCTGGGGTTCGACGGGTGGCTGCGCGCCCTGGAGACGGGGGTGGCCGCGCACCACGCGGGCATGCTCCCCGCGTTCAAGGAGGTCGTGGAGCACCTGTTCTCGCGCGGGCTCATCCGCGCGGTGTTCGCCACCGAGACCCTGGCGCTGGGCATCAACATGCCCGCGCGCACCGTGGTCATCGAGAAGCTGGACAAGTGGAACGGCGAGACCCACGCCCAGCTCACCCCGGGGGAGTACACCCAGCTCACCGGGCGGGCCGGGCGCCGCGGCATCGACGTGGAGGGCCACGCCGTGGTGGTGTGGCAGGCCGGCACCGACCCCGAGTCCGTGGCCAGCCTGGCCGGAACGCGCACCTACCCGCTCAACTCCAGCTTCCAGCCGTCGTACAACATGGCGGTGAACCTGGTCGGGCAGGTCGGCCGCCGGCGCAGCCGGAACATGCTGGAGGCGTCCTTCGCCCAGTTCCAGGCCGACCGCGCAGTGGTGGGCCTGGTCAAGCAGCTGCGCAAGCACGAGGAGGCGCTCGCGGGCTACGCGCAGGCCGCCGAGTGCCACCTGGGCGACTTCATGGAGTACGCCGGGCTGCGCCGCGCCCTGAGCGACCGTGAGGCGGTGCTGTCGCGGACCCGGTCGATCCAGCGCCGTGACGAGGCCCTGGAGGCCCTGGAGCGGCTGCGCATCGGTGACATCATCCGCATCCCCTCGGGGCGCTTCTCCGGGCACGCCGTCGTGCTGGACCCGGGGCTGCGCAGCGACCCGCCCGCGCCCCTGGTGCTGACGGTGGACAAGCAGGTCAAGCGGATCAACTCGACCGACTTCACCGTGCCGGTGCAGGCCTCCGGGCGCATGCGGGTCCCGAAGTCGTTCTCGGCGCGCTCCCCGCGTTCGCGCCAGGACCTGGCCTCGACCCTGCGCAACAAGCTCAAGGAGCAGGGCACCGATCCGGCCTACGAGCGCCGGTCGCGCGGTCAGGGCGAGGACGCGGAGGTGCAGCGGCTGCGGGCGCAGATGCGCGAGCACCCCTGCCACGGGTGCGCCGAGCGCGAGGACCACGCCCGTTGGGCCGAGCGCTACTTCCGGCTGGCCAAGGAGACCGACGCCCTGCGCCGCCGGGTGGAGGGGCGCTCGCACGTCATCTCGCGCACCTTCGACCGGGTGTGCGGGGTGCTGGAGGACCTGGACTACCTGTCGGGGGACGAGGTCTCGGAGGAGGGCGGCCGGCTGGCCAAGGTCTACTCCGAACTGGACCTGTTGGTCGCCGAGTGCCTGCGCCGGGGGGTGTGGAAGGACCTGACACCGCCCGAGCTGGCCGCGTGCGTGGCCTCCCTGGTCTACGAGGCGCGCCGCAACGACGACGCCTATCCCCGGCTGCCCGGCGGGCGGATCGAGGAGACCCTGGCGGAGATGGTGCGGCTGTGGGGCGAGCTGCACGAGGTGGAGTCGCGCCACAGGGTGTCCTTCCTGCGCCAGCCCGACCTGGGGTTCGTGTGGACGGCGCACTGCTGGGCGCGCGGCGACCGCCTCGACGCGATCCTGCGCGAGGCCGACATGCCGGCGGGCGACTTCGTGCGCACGGCCAAGATGCTGGTGGACATGCTCAGCCAGATCGCCGGGGCCTCCGGCGACTCCGAGGTGCGCACCACCGCCCGCCGCGCGTGCGACATCGTCCGTCGGGGCGTGGTGGCCTACACCTCGCTCACCTAG
- a CDS encoding DUF3866 family protein has protein sequence MIRWRRGEVRQILPSWPGVRVCEVDVHPRGDDDPAPRRCRALAYPDVVGAPEVGDGVLLNTGALDLGLGTGGYALVVAVPDRLPPDREGPGHLVKARYTPLQTTVLGTDEQDSPHHGRLRAAAGVEGMPAVVADLHSSLPAVVAGIRSEDPDARIAYVMLDGGALPAAFSQLVGALRHEGLVSGCVTTGQAYGGDLEAVTVHSGLLAARHVLRADVAVVCQGPGNLGTGTPWGFSGVACGEAVNAVGVLGGRPVAALRVSEADRRERHRGVSHHSLTAFGRVALTRADVVVPVLPGPFGELVRTQTAALGQRHALVNVDVAGLEDALRALPVKVSTMGRGLEEDRPAFLAAAAAGRHAARLLRTP, from the coding sequence ATGATCCGGTGGCGCCGTGGAGAAGTCCGTCAGATCCTGCCCTCCTGGCCGGGGGTGCGCGTGTGCGAAGTGGACGTCCATCCACGCGGGGACGACGATCCCGCCCCGCGCCGGTGCCGCGCGCTGGCCTACCCCGACGTGGTGGGCGCCCCCGAGGTGGGCGACGGGGTCCTGCTCAACACCGGGGCCCTGGACCTGGGGCTGGGAACGGGCGGATACGCGCTGGTCGTGGCCGTGCCCGACCGCCTGCCGCCCGACCGCGAGGGCCCGGGGCACCTGGTCAAGGCCCGCTACACCCCGCTGCAGACCACGGTGCTGGGCACCGACGAACAGGACTCGCCCCACCACGGCCGGCTGCGCGCGGCGGCCGGAGTGGAGGGCATGCCCGCGGTGGTCGCCGACCTGCACTCGTCCCTGCCCGCGGTCGTGGCGGGGATCCGGTCCGAGGACCCCGACGCCCGGATCGCGTACGTCATGCTCGACGGCGGAGCCCTGCCCGCGGCGTTCTCGCAGCTCGTGGGGGCTCTGCGGCACGAGGGGCTGGTGTCGGGATGCGTGACCACCGGCCAGGCCTACGGTGGCGATCTGGAGGCCGTGACGGTGCACTCCGGGCTGCTGGCCGCCCGCCATGTGCTGCGCGCCGACGTGGCGGTGGTCTGCCAGGGGCCGGGCAACCTCGGCACCGGCACGCCCTGGGGGTTCTCCGGGGTGGCCTGCGGCGAGGCCGTCAACGCCGTCGGCGTCCTGGGCGGACGGCCGGTGGCCGCACTGCGGGTCAGTGAGGCCGACCGGCGCGAGCGCCACCGCGGGGTCTCCCACCACAGCCTGACGGCGTTCGGCCGGGTCGCCCTGACCAGGGCCGACGTGGTGGTGCCCGTCCTGCCCGGCCCCTTCGGCGAACTCGTACGCACCCAGACCGCCGCGCTGGGTCAGCGGCACGCCCTGGTCAACGTGGACGTGGCGGGGCTGGAGGACGCACTGCGCGCCCTGCCGGTGAAGGTCTCGACGATGGGGCGCGGCCTGGAGGAGGACCGGCCGGCGTTCCTGGCCGCCGCGGCCGCCGGACGGCACGCCGCCCGCCTGCTGCGGACACCGTGA
- a CDS encoding YafY family protein, which produces MSRRKTERQLNLVICLLSTRRHLTAQEIRQTVLGYAEAESESAFKRMFERDKRELRDSGIPIQVGTGDAVSGEEGYRISRSDYELPEIELLPDEALVLGLAARAWRHASLGEAAANALFKLRSAGVPVDTEAAPGLTPAMRTDEPSFGPVWQAVRDRRPIAFDYRKPGQVTTERREIEPWGIVNQHGHWYVVGHDRRRGARRVFRLGRVRGEVDVLRGGPDVRVPEGVDLRSVVATQKAEPERAATVRVRTDSAHELRRRALRVVPGERDGGGGGWDTLNYPYVDTPDLVRAVASFGSRAALVEPADARAAVAAHLAATTEHEVAPGEPEDAVVRDEAVAPARGPRSSDQLRRLLMLVPYALGRELRVEEVARHFGLSEKQVVADLGLLWMCGLPGYTPGDLIDVDLDAARETGEIILGNADTLAQPLRLTADEAASLVVGVSLLEALPEAEGLEGGALKRVGEKLRAAAGAAAGSLVDAVQVRMDMDEQVAQTQRRCADALESGQRLHLRYLSGYLDQVTEREVDPMGLVVQDGNQFLEGYCRLRHDVRLFRLDRVLELTVLPYAAEVPEGVGRRDLSAGVLQRSDRDALVTLDLEPSARWVTEDYACESVLEREGGGVRATLRTPAPAWVARLALRLGPECRVVAPAALAEEVRAEALRALEHYRPAETPVPLVETTSSPE; this is translated from the coding sequence ATGTCGCGCAGGAAAACGGAACGCCAGCTGAACCTGGTCATCTGTCTGTTGTCCACGCGTCGCCATCTGACCGCGCAGGAGATCCGCCAGACGGTGCTGGGCTACGCCGAGGCGGAGTCGGAGTCGGCGTTCAAGCGCATGTTCGAGCGGGACAAGCGGGAGCTGCGCGACAGCGGCATCCCCATCCAGGTCGGGACCGGAGACGCGGTCAGCGGCGAGGAGGGCTACCGCATCTCCCGCAGCGACTACGAGCTGCCCGAGATCGAGCTCCTGCCCGACGAGGCCCTGGTCCTGGGCCTGGCCGCGCGCGCCTGGCGGCACGCCTCGCTGGGCGAGGCGGCGGCCAACGCCCTGTTCAAGCTGCGCTCGGCCGGTGTCCCGGTGGACACCGAGGCCGCCCCGGGCCTGACCCCGGCCATGCGCACCGACGAGCCCTCGTTCGGTCCGGTGTGGCAGGCGGTGCGCGACCGGCGCCCCATCGCCTTCGACTACCGCAAGCCCGGCCAGGTCACGACCGAGCGGCGCGAGATCGAGCCGTGGGGCATCGTCAACCAGCACGGCCACTGGTACGTGGTCGGCCACGACCGCCGCCGCGGTGCGCGCCGGGTCTTCCGGCTCGGGCGCGTGCGCGGCGAGGTGGACGTGCTGCGCGGCGGCCCCGACGTGCGGGTGCCCGAGGGTGTGGACCTGCGGTCGGTGGTGGCCACCCAGAAGGCCGAACCCGAGCGCGCGGCCACCGTGCGGGTGCGCACCGACTCCGCGCACGAACTGCGCCGGCGCGCACTGCGCGTGGTGCCCGGCGAGCGCGACGGCGGCGGTGGCGGGTGGGACACCCTGAACTACCCCTACGTCGACACCCCGGACCTGGTGCGCGCGGTGGCCTCCTTCGGTTCGCGCGCCGCACTGGTCGAGCCCGCCGACGCCCGCGCCGCGGTGGCCGCCCACCTGGCGGCCACCACCGAGCACGAGGTCGCGCCGGGCGAACCCGAGGACGCGGTCGTGCGCGACGAGGCCGTGGCGCCCGCCCGCGGCCCGCGCTCCTCCGACCAGCTGCGCCGCCTGCTCATGCTCGTGCCCTACGCGCTGGGCCGCGAACTGCGGGTCGAGGAGGTGGCCCGCCACTTCGGTCTCAGCGAGAAGCAGGTGGTGGCCGACCTCGGCCTGCTGTGGATGTGCGGGCTGCCCGGCTACACCCCCGGCGACCTCATCGACGTCGACCTGGACGCGGCCAGGGAGACCGGGGAGATCATCCTCGGCAACGCCGACACCCTGGCGCAGCCGCTGCGGCTGACCGCCGACGAGGCGGCCAGCCTCGTGGTGGGGGTGTCCCTGCTGGAGGCCCTGCCCGAGGCCGAGGGGCTGGAGGGCGGCGCCCTCAAACGGGTGGGCGAGAAGTTGCGGGCCGCGGCCGGCGCCGCGGCGGGCTCCCTGGTGGACGCCGTGCAGGTCCGCATGGACATGGACGAGCAGGTCGCCCAGACCCAGCGCCGCTGCGCCGACGCCCTGGAGTCGGGCCAGCGGCTGCACCTGCGCTACCTGTCGGGCTACCTGGACCAGGTCACCGAGCGCGAGGTGGACCCCATGGGGCTGGTGGTGCAGGACGGCAACCAGTTCCTGGAGGGGTACTGCCGTCTGCGCCACGACGTGCGCCTGTTCCGTCTGGACCGGGTGCTGGAGCTCACGGTCCTGCCCTACGCGGCCGAGGTCCCCGAGGGGGTGGGCCGCCGCGACCTGTCCGCGGGCGTCCTGCAGCGCTCGGACCGCGACGCCCTGGTCACCCTGGACCTGGAGCCCTCCGCGCGCTGGGTGACCGAGGACTACGCCTGCGAGTCGGTGCTCGAACGCGAGGGGGGCGGCGTCCGTGCGACCCTGCGCACGCCCGCGCCGGCCTGGGTCGCCCGGCTGGCGTTGCGGCTGGGACCGGAGTGCCGGGTGGTGGCACCGGCGGCCCTGGCCGAAGAGGTGCGGGCCGAGGCCCTGCGGGCGCTGGAACACTACCGACCGGCCGAAACGCCGGTTCCCCTGGTCGAGACCACTTCGTCGCCGGAGTGA
- the tatA gene encoding Sec-independent protein translocase subunit TatA, whose protein sequence is MGPFNGPTIAILVILALLLFGAKKLPDLARSLGRSARILKAESKGLVEDENETTEDEAPQQQARQQGPQASAPADAPQQQQGYPQLPAGQRIVHESGEPTRHTYGN, encoded by the coding sequence ATGGGACCCTTTAACGGACCTACCATCGCCATTCTGGTGATCCTGGCCTTGCTGCTCTTCGGAGCCAAGAAGCTTCCGGACCTGGCCCGCTCCCTCGGGCGCAGCGCGCGCATCCTCAAGGCCGAGAGCAAGGGCCTGGTCGAGGATGAGAACGAGACCACCGAGGACGAGGCCCCGCAGCAGCAGGCCCGCCAGCAGGGACCCCAGGCCTCCGCGCCCGCCGACGCTCCCCAGCAGCAGCAGGGTTACCCCCAGCTGCCCGCCGGCCAGCGCATCGTCCACGAGTCCGGTGAGCCCACCCGCCACACCTACGGCAACTGA
- the tatC gene encoding twin-arginine translocase subunit TatC: MPLMEHLRELRGRLTKAMIALALGAVVGYFVYDIVWEILKAPYCSLPESEAVDPDGCALIVTGPFDAFFVAFKVWAFVGALVSAPFWLYQLWAFVAPALHSREKKYAYIFAPLAGLLFVAGACLAYYVTALALTMLFGFLPEDALTFLTIGEYLDYMVVMMGMFGLGFVLPLLVALLNLSGVLPHAAIAKWRRVIIFASFAVAAIITPAEPISMLALAVPLVVLFEVAELFAFLNDRRKRRDDPYAGLDDDEISELDDELSPLDDSETEAETGKRT; the protein is encoded by the coding sequence ATGCCGCTCATGGAGCACCTGCGCGAGCTGCGCGGACGCCTCACCAAGGCGATGATCGCCCTGGCCCTCGGCGCTGTGGTCGGCTACTTCGTCTACGACATCGTCTGGGAGATCCTCAAGGCGCCCTACTGCTCGCTGCCCGAGTCCGAGGCGGTCGACCCCGACGGCTGCGCGCTCATCGTCACCGGCCCCTTCGACGCCTTCTTCGTCGCGTTCAAGGTGTGGGCGTTCGTCGGCGCCCTGGTCTCCGCGCCGTTCTGGCTCTACCAGCTGTGGGCGTTCGTCGCCCCGGCCCTGCACAGCCGCGAGAAGAAGTACGCCTACATCTTCGCCCCGCTGGCCGGCCTGCTGTTCGTCGCCGGCGCGTGCCTGGCCTACTACGTCACCGCCCTCGCCCTGACCATGCTGTTCGGCTTCCTGCCCGAGGACGCGCTGACGTTCCTCACCATCGGGGAGTACCTGGACTACATGGTCGTCATGATGGGCATGTTCGGCCTCGGGTTCGTCCTGCCCCTCCTGGTGGCCCTGCTCAACCTCTCCGGCGTCCTGCCGCACGCGGCCATCGCCAAGTGGCGCCGCGTCATCATCTTCGCCTCGTTCGCGGTCGCGGCGATCATCACCCCGGCCGAGCCCATCTCGATGCTGGCCCTGGCGGTCCCGCTCGTGGTCCTGTTTGAGGTCGCCGAGCTGTTCGCCTTCCTCAACGACCGCCGCAAGCGCCGCGACGACCCCTACGCCGGCCTGGACGACGACGAGATCTCCGAGCTCGACGACGAGCTCTCACCGCTCGACGACTCCGAGACCGAAGCGGAGACCGGAAAGCGGACCTGA
- a CDS encoding FKBP-type peptidyl-prolyl cis-trans isomerase, protein MHRRAAALAVPLTAIALAVSSCGSIPDEWRTPAFLRMGEDELDPRLPEVAGEVGEEPEVIFPDNEPPDEELSGIVSEGSGEDELVRNDDLLVANVAQYQWTAPGEGEPVEGQSSYETGAPDLVRMEQMPEYITEGLVNQPVGSRAVFVFPPLTEEERTQAEAAGQPAPEGASVLVLDVMDRYNKGAVVPGEQSSNGGGDLPEVVQEGHSEPEITISDNDPPEDLVVEPLIEGGGAEVEEGQQVIVQYTGVRWEADENGGHEPFDSTWSRAGDPFDTTIGAGAVIEGWDEGMVGQTVGSRLLLVVPGDMAYGETEEEAMGGPVGTLVFVIDILGAVDNPPPAEEPEADPSAEPSDGADEEEAAEEGSEE, encoded by the coding sequence ATGCACCGACGTGCTGCCGCTCTCGCGGTGCCACTGACCGCCATCGCCTTGGCGGTCTCAAGCTGTGGATCCATCCCAGACGAGTGGCGCACCCCCGCCTTCCTCCGCATGGGCGAGGACGAGCTCGATCCCCGCCTGCCCGAGGTGGCCGGTGAGGTCGGGGAGGAACCCGAGGTCATCTTCCCGGACAACGAGCCCCCGGACGAGGAGCTCTCCGGCATCGTGAGCGAGGGCTCCGGCGAGGACGAGCTGGTGCGCAACGACGACCTGCTCGTCGCCAACGTCGCCCAGTACCAGTGGACCGCCCCGGGTGAGGGCGAGCCGGTGGAGGGCCAGTCCAGCTACGAGACGGGCGCGCCCGACCTCGTCCGCATGGAGCAGATGCCCGAGTACATCACCGAAGGGCTGGTCAACCAGCCGGTCGGCAGCCGGGCGGTGTTCGTCTTCCCGCCGCTGACCGAGGAGGAGCGCACCCAGGCCGAGGCCGCCGGGCAGCCGGCGCCCGAGGGCGCCAGCGTCCTGGTCCTGGACGTCATGGACCGCTACAACAAGGGCGCGGTCGTGCCCGGTGAGCAGTCCTCGAACGGTGGCGGCGATCTCCCCGAGGTGGTCCAGGAGGGCCACAGCGAGCCCGAGATCACCATCTCCGACAACGACCCGCCCGAGGACCTGGTCGTCGAGCCGCTCATCGAGGGCGGCGGCGCCGAGGTCGAGGAGGGCCAGCAGGTCATCGTCCAGTACACGGGTGTGCGCTGGGAGGCCGACGAGAACGGCGGCCACGAGCCCTTCGACTCCACGTGGAGCCGGGCCGGCGACCCGTTCGACACCACGATCGGCGCGGGCGCGGTCATCGAGGGCTGGGACGAGGGCATGGTCGGCCAGACCGTCGGCAGCCGCCTGCTCCTGGTCGTCCCCGGCGACATGGCCTATGGCGAGACCGAGGAGGAGGCCATGGGCGGACCCGTGGGCACCCTCGTCTTCGTGATCGACATCCTGGGCGCGGTCGACAACCCGCCGCCCGCCGAGGAGCCCGAAGCCGACCCCAGCGCCGAGCCCTCCGACGGGGCCGACGAGGAGGAGGCCGCGGAGGAGGGCTCCGAGGAGTAG
- a CDS encoding methionyl-tRNA formyltransferase, which yields MAERRRYCYVSGLSLGITALEELCTRGRPPSLVLSYPAELAHRSGYADYETVTRHHGLPHLRVADINSDEARDALATHGIDLMVVAGWSQIVHDQVLSALPLGAVGLHPTPLPVGRGRAPITWTILRGFRASAVTLFHLESEPETGDIIDQVWFDLAPDVTATCLYATVARMQSDLLVRHLDDVLAGTAPRRRQTGHASSWPRRRPSDGHLDFTAPGRDVDRMVRALADPYPGAFAMFGSARITLCSGRLDESVPGGAPGQVVAAGQGRAWGVTCGDGTVFVPDALRVDEGVRAEPSSLAMFRPGAFFDAPSTHMLDATQRATVPGQAPSPESLLRA from the coding sequence ATGGCTGAACGGCGTCGCTACTGCTACGTGTCCGGGCTGAGCCTGGGCATCACCGCCCTGGAGGAGCTGTGCACCCGGGGCAGGCCACCGAGCCTGGTGCTGTCCTACCCCGCGGAGCTCGCGCACCGGTCCGGATACGCCGACTACGAGACGGTGACCCGACACCACGGCCTGCCGCACCTGAGGGTCGCCGACATCAACTCCGACGAGGCCCGTGACGCCCTGGCCACCCACGGCATCGACCTGATGGTCGTCGCGGGCTGGTCGCAGATCGTCCACGACCAGGTCCTGTCCGCCCTGCCGCTGGGCGCGGTGGGCCTGCACCCCACGCCGCTGCCGGTCGGACGCGGGCGCGCGCCCATCACCTGGACGATCCTGCGCGGCTTCCGAGCCAGTGCGGTCACGCTGTTCCACCTGGAGTCCGAGCCCGAGACCGGCGACATCATCGACCAGGTCTGGTTCGACCTGGCTCCGGACGTGACCGCGACCTGCCTGTACGCCACCGTGGCGCGGATGCAGTCCGACCTGCTGGTCCGCCACCTGGACGACGTCCTGGCCGGCACGGCGCCGCGGCGCCGGCAGACGGGACACGCGTCGTCGTGGCCGCGCCGCCGTCCCAGCGACGGCCACCTGGACTTCACCGCCCCCGGTCGCGACGTGGACCGCATGGTGCGCGCGCTGGCCGATCCCTACCCGGGCGCGTTCGCGATGTTCGGCAGCGCGCGGATCACCCTGTGCTCGGGCCGGCTCGACGAGTCCGTGCCCGGCGGGGCGCCCGGCCAGGTCGTCGCCGCGGGCCAGGGCCGCGCCTGGGGAGTGACCTGCGGGGACGGGACGGTGTTCGTGCCCGACGCCCTGCGCGTGGACGAGGGGGTGCGGGCCGAGCCGAGCTCACTGGCCATGTTCCGGCCCGGCGCGTTCTTCGACGCGCCCTCCACGCACATGCTCGACGCCACCCAGCGCGCGACGGTGCCCGGACAGGCGCCCAGTCCGGAGAGCCTGCTGCGCGCCTGA
- a CDS encoding diacylglycerol kinase family protein, whose amino-acid sequence MTPHIALLVNPASGRRRAAVTAVRLKEALREAGARVFVYSGDSAADSRRLARLAVADRPDALVAVGGDGLVHQALQAVVGSGVPMAVIPAGTGNDIHRAFSSRRLSPRRAAEAILAGRVRSVDCVRLRLADGTRRHYLSVLACGFDARVNERVNAFRFGIGRAGYLMGLLAELRAFTPIDFEITVDGRRIAEPGMLVAVGNTSAYGGGMHVCPAAVPDDGLIDVVFARQAPLGRFLRLFPRVFNGSHTSLDEVVVERGRTVTISGAAGAAYADGERVGAPPLECEVVPKSVELVELDA is encoded by the coding sequence ATGACCCCCCACATCGCCCTCCTGGTCAACCCCGCCTCCGGTCGGCGCCGCGCCGCGGTCACCGCGGTGCGGCTGAAGGAAGCGCTGCGCGAGGCCGGTGCCCGCGTGTTCGTCTACAGCGGCGACTCGGCCGCGGACAGCCGCCGGCTGGCCCGCCTGGCGGTCGCGGACCGTCCCGACGCCCTGGTCGCGGTGGGCGGCGACGGGCTGGTGCACCAGGCCCTGCAGGCCGTCGTGGGCAGCGGTGTCCCGATGGCGGTGATCCCCGCCGGCACCGGCAACGACATCCACCGCGCGTTCTCCTCGCGCCGCCTGTCGCCGCGCCGCGCCGCCGAGGCGATCCTGGCCGGGCGCGTGCGCTCGGTGGACTGCGTGCGCCTGCGGCTGGCCGACGGCACCCGGCGCCACTACCTCAGCGTGCTCGCGTGCGGCTTCGACGCCCGCGTCAACGAGCGCGTCAACGCCTTCCGGTTCGGGATCGGCCGCGCCGGCTACCTCATGGGACTCCTGGCCGAACTGCGCGCCTTCACCCCCATCGACTTCGAGATCACGGTGGACGGGCGCCGCATCGCCGAGCCGGGCATGCTGGTCGCGGTCGGCAACACCAGCGCCTACGGCGGCGGCATGCACGTGTGCCCGGCGGCCGTCCCCGACGACGGATTGATCGACGTCGTCTTCGCCCGCCAGGCGCCGCTGGGCCGGTTCCTGCGATTGTTCCCGCGCGTGTTCAACGGCAGCCACACGAGCCTGGACGAGGTCGTGGTGGAGCGGGGCCGCACCGTCACCATCTCCGGCGCGGCGGGCGCGGCCTACGCCGACGGCGAGCGCGTGGGCGCACCGCCGCTGGAGTGCGAAGTCGTGCCCAAGTCGGTCGAGCTGGTGGAGCTGGACGCCTAG